In Phaenicophaeus curvirostris isolate KB17595 chromosome 14, BPBGC_Pcur_1.0, whole genome shotgun sequence, a single genomic region encodes these proteins:
- the IRX6 gene encoding iroquois-class homeodomain protein IRX-6, whose product MSFSQFGYPYSTTSQFFVPASPSTTCCEAAPRSVPDASPAPAAASLCCSPYEGRLLAPARAELNAALGMYGAPYAAGQGYGTCLPYSAEPAALYTALNPQYEIKDGAGTLHSGIAQPAAYYSYDHSLGQYQYDRYGTVDFGGSARRKNATRETTSTLKTWLYEHRKNPYPTKGEKIMLAIITKMTLTQVSTWFANARRRLKKENKMTWSPKNKAGEERKEETPREEEEYSAESQGRERRSCKEDKELPFSDLDDLEEEEEEEEEEAGKPEKGRASSLQEAPGLGAALPEAPRSDCSLPGPFRAFPCAKDFAPPPYAPAEKPRIWSLARTAGASAARGRGAEGEPPSPPKAPRSPAFSLQPLPRSCASHRAPAEPCQYAAAGEGSGRGAKAGAELGGTCLDRLRTAFRPVLRRAARPF is encoded by the exons ATGTCCTTCTCTCAGTTCGGATACCCCTACAGCACCACTTCACAG TTCTTCGTGCCCGCCAGCCCCAGCACGACCTGCTGCGAGGCCGCCCCCCGCTCCGTGCCGGATGCCTCCCCGGCGCCGGCCGCCgcctccctgtgctgctccccGTACGAGGGCCGGTTGCTGGCGCCCGCCCGCGCCGAGCTCAATGCGGCGCTCGGCATGTACGGCGCCCCGTACGCCGCCGGCCAGGGCTACGGCACCTGCCTGCCCTACAGCGCCGAGCCCGCCGCGCTCTACACCGCGCTG AACCCCCAGTACGAGATCAAGGACGGCGCCGGTACGTTGCACTCGGGGATCGCGCAGCCCGCTGCCTACTACTCCTACGATCATTCCTTGGGGCAGTACCAGTACGACAG GTACGGGACGGTGGATTTCGGGGGTTCGGCCAGACGCAAAAATGCAACGCGAGAGACGACGAGCACCCTCAAGACCTGGTTGTACGAGCACCGGAAAAACCCCTACCCCACCAAAGGAGAGAAAATCATGCTGGCCATCATCACCAAAATGACCCTGACGCAAGTGTCCACCTGGTTTGCTAACGCCAGACGGAGgctcaagaaagaaaacaaaatgaccTGGTCTCCCAagaacaaagctggggaagagaggaaagaagaaacccCGCGGGAAGAGGAGGAATACAGTGCGGAGAGCCAGGGCAGAG AGCGCAGGAGCTGCAAGGAGGACAAGGAGCTGCCGTTCAGCGACCTGGACgacctggaggaggaggaggaggaggaggaggaggaggcggggaAGCCGGAGAAGGGCCGGGCCAGCTCGCTGCAGGAAGCCCCCGGCCTCGGCGCGGCGCTGCCCGAGGCTCCGCGGAGCGACTGCAGCCTGCCCGGCCCCTTCCGCGCCTTCCCCTGCGCCAAGGACTTCGCCCCGCCGCCCTACGCGCCCGCGGAGAAGCCGCGCATCTGGTCGCTGGCGCGCACGGCCGGGGCCAGCGcggcgcggggccgcggggcggaGGGGGAGCCGCCCTCGCCCCCCAAAGCTCCCCGGAGCCCCGCGTTCAGCCTGCAGCCGCTCCCGCGGAGCTGCGCGTCGCACCGCGCCCCGGCGGAGCCGTGCCAGTACGCGGCGGCGGGAGAAG GCTCCGGGAGGGGCGCCAAGGCGGGCGCGGAGCTGGGCGGGACGTGCCTGGACCGGCTGCGCACGGCGTTCCGGCCGGTGCTGCGGAG GGCCGCCCGCCCCTTCTGA